The DNA segment GGTACCGGGAACAGTACAGGAGGGAGTCATCAGGCCTCGAGACAAATGGGTGTGCGTGGGGCACTGGCTTTCGTGAGCCTCAGTGGGTAGCCCTCCAGCACTGCAGGGATTGGGCGAGAGAGGGGCCCTGGCCTTAGGAGCAGCATAGGAATTCCCCAGTCACTCCGAGCAGACACACCCTCGTGGGAAGCTATTTCCTCtctctgctgcttttttgtttttttttaattttatggctgctcccgcagcgtatggactgaatttgagctgtagctgtggcagctctgtgttccttaacccactgcaccgggccagggattgaacccacacctccatagcaacctgagctactgcagttggattcttaacccactgtgccatggcaggaactcctcctattaTGCTTTTATTATCAGTATCTTTGCAGTTGAGTGTGCATTAGGAGCTAGACCCTTTTCTAGATGCTGGGGATATATTGCTCATTGGGGTGGGAAAGGCCCTCACTCTCAGGAAGACAGAGGTTAAACACGTGGCCAAGGGCAAGATGAGTTCAGTGGTGCTAAGTGCTACGAGAAAtgcaaggagttcctattgtggcttagcagtgacaaacctggctagtatccatgaggacacaggttcagtccctggcctcaatcagtgggttaaggatctggtgtgtccgtgagctgtggcatagttcgcagacaaggctctgattccatgtggctgtggcataggccggcacctgcagctgcaatttgattcctagcctgggaacttccatatgctgagggtgcagccctaaaaagacaaggaaaaaaaaaaaaaaaagaattcggctgtgtgtggagttcctgctgtggcacaatgggataggcggcatctctgcagggcTGGGATGCATATTCAATCCCcaccttggcacagtgggttaagggtccgttgttgtcgcagctgtggctcggacctgatacctggcctgggaagctccatatgtcgcagggtggccaaaaaagaaaaaaaaaaaaaaagaaaccagctaTGTGCAGACTCTGGGGAGAACACTGCTGCTTTGTGTTTGGCGTGGGAAGCAGGAGGGTGGCATCAGACCTCTTTCTGATCCCCTCTATAGACCCTGTTTGGGAAGATGCTGGACTACCTACAGGGCTCTGGGGAGACCCCACAGACAGATGTTCGCTGGATGTCGGAGAGCGGCATCATCGATGTCTTCCTGCTCCTTGGGCCCTCCGTCTTCGATGTCTTCCGGCAGTACGCTAGTCTCACTGGTATGTAGGGGCCCTACCTTGTCAGCCTGCAGCCTCCTTTTATGGTCCTTGTCTTCTCGAGAGGGGCGCCTGGATTTTCAGAAGTCTTGTGCCTCACCTTATTATCTCGCCCTAAACCCTTCCACCTCCTTTAATTTCTGGGCATCCCTCATCGGCCCCAGGTTGAGCCTGACCCCATTGTGACCCCCACCCCTCGATGAACCTGCAGGGACCCAGGCATTGCCCCCGCTCTTCTCCCTCGGCTACCACCAGAGCCGCTGGAACTATCGAGATGAGGCCGATGTCCTGGAAGTTAATCAGGGCTTTGATGATCACAACCTGCCCTGTGATTTCATCTGGCTGGACATCGAGCATGCTGATGGCAAGCGGTACTTCACCTGGGACCCCAGCCGCTTCCCCCAGCCCCGCACCATGCTTGAGCATTTGGCCTCTAAGAGGCGCAAGGTAAGAAGACTGCATGATAGTGGGGTTTCTTAGGCATGATAACCCCGGAGAACTGAGATCACCCGTGTTCCTTGTCCCCAGCTGGTAGCCATTGTGGACCCTCACATCAAGGTGGACTCCAGCTACCGCGTACATGAAGAGTTACAGAACCTGGGTCTGTATGTTAAAACCCGGGATGGCTCTGACTATGAGGGCTGGTGCTGGCCAGGTAGGTGGGCCCAGAACTGAGGTAGGCTAGTGGGAGACCAGGGAGGTAAAAATGGAGCCCATTTTGCCCATCAGGGTTGAAAGCCATCCTTGACTTCTAGGTGCAGCTAGTTACCCTGATTTCACCAATCCCAAGATGAGAGCCTGGTGGGCTAACATGTTTCGCTTTGAGAATTACGAGGTATGGCAGCCCCTCCCGGACCTGCCTCTGTCTTTCCCCCGCTACCTCCTGGAATCTTTCTCTGCTGGTCAGCTCTGCTAGGCTGGTTGCTTAGACGCTATCAGGGGGCCTTGATGATCCTGGGAGGGCCCTGAGAAATGTGTCTTTCTGGGTTCCTAGCTCTCTTCTCTGACGCTGTTTGTTTTCTTCCGCTCTGTCCTCTGTCCCCATTTTCTGCCTTGTGTTCTCAGGGCTCATCTTCCAACCTCTATGTCTGGAATGACATGAACGAACCGTCCGTGTTCAATGGCCCTGAGGTCACCATGCTCAAGGATGCCCAGCATTATGGGGGCTGGGAGCACCGAGACGTGCACAACATCTATGGCTTCTATGTGGTAGGGGACTGGGAGAGGAGGGACTGAGGGCTGGGAACCTGCACCAGTGACACCTGGCTCCTGTTCCTCACTatccctcttttctcttgttcccACGCAGCACATGGCAACTGCTGACGGGCTGGTGCTGCGCTCTGGGGGTGTAGAACGGCCCTTTGTCCTGAGCAGGGCTTTCTTCGCTGGCTCCCAGCGCTTTGGTAAGATTTGGAGAAAGAGCCGTGGCAAAGGGACCCGGGCCTGGATCTTGGAGAAGTGTGTCCCCGCAGCCATCCTCTGAGTTGTGCGCTTCTTCCACCTGTGCACTTCACGGGGAGCAAGGAGTGGGAGGGTCAGTCCCTGTCCAAGTGCTCTTGTGAACTCTGCCGTCTTCAGCAGGACCCGGGACCCCAGAGCAGATGTGGCAGGTCAGAGAGGTCAGCTCTATAAAAGGTAGCGCCCCTTCCCTGTTTGCAAGCTCCCTCCCTGTCTTCTTCCTTAGGAGCCGTGTGGACTGGGGACAACACTGCTGAATGGGACCATTTGAAGATCTCTATCCCTATGTGTCTCAGCTTGGGGCTGGTGGGACTTTCCTTCTGTGGAGGTAAGGAGGTGGGGGGATTGGGGGGTCTTGGTTTGGCGGGAGAGGGGCTGGTAGAGGGTATGAAACCTAGGCATGAACAGACAGCTGAGAGTCCAGGGTGGAGCCTTGGGGGGCTCCTTAGGCAGCAGCCCTCCTTCACCCTCTTTTGCaacctgcttcctccctcccctctccagcgGATGTGGGTGGCTTCTTCAAAAATCCAGAGCCAGAGCTGCTTGTGCGCTGGTACCAGATGGGTGCTTACCAGCCATTCTTCCGGGCACACGCCCATTTGGACACTGGTCGGCGAGAGCCGTGGCTGTTACCGACTCAGTACCAGGACATGATCCGAGATGCCCTGGGCCAGAGATACTCCTTACTGCCCTTCTGGTACACTCTCTTCTATCAGGCCCATCGTGAAGGGGTTCCTGTCATGAGGTGAGACATTCAGTTGGGTCTGTGTCCAGTGGGCTGAGGTGGCTGGGAGACACTGGGGACTGGTCCCCACCCATCTCTGGGCCTCTTCACTGGCCAGGGCCTTGTAACTAAGGGAAATCTGATTTCAAGATAAGAGTAAAAAGAGACCAGTGGGGGTGAATAGCAGTAGACGTTACTGAGTGCTTATAACTAACATGCCAGGCATTACTCATCACCATCCCCAGAGCCCGAAACAAGTCAGACAAGTGTCCTACCCTTGGGAGGGAAACAGAGAGACGTACGTGTAAACAAATATGTAAATAGGAATATTGCCAACGCTGACAAGGTGTTTAAAAATTGAACAGGGTAACGGAATTAGGTTCCACAAACAGGCCATATAAAGatgaggcctggagttcccgccatggagcagtggttaacaaatccaactaggaaccatgaggttgcagatttgatccctggccttgctcagtgggtttaggatgtggcgttgccatgagctgtggtgtaggtcgcagacgcggctcagatcccgtgttgctgtggctctggtgtaggctggcagctacagcaccgattagacccctagcctgggaacctccatatgccacgggaagcagccttagaaaaggcaaaaagaaaagcaaataaataaagatgaggcTTGATTGATGTGTAAGACACTTTTGTGATCTAAAGAAAGAATGTTCCCAGCAGGGGAGACTGCAAgtgaaaaaattatgaaatgagaaaaaaattatgggagttcctgtcctggcacatcagaaacgaatctgactaggaaccatgaggttgcaggttcgatccctggccttgctcagtgggttaaggatccggtgttgccctgagctgtggtgtaggtcacagacgcagcttggatctggtgttgccatggctctggcacaggcctgcaacaacagctccaattaggccccctagcctgggaacctccgtatgccgcgggtgcggccctaaaaggacaaaagacaaaaagaaaaaaaattatgaaacagaaatgagtTTGTTGTGTTCCAGGAGTAGGAAAAAGACAGCATCTCAGGGGTCAGGAACTAGAAGGAGAGATACGGTGGGATGGGAAGTTCGATCTGATCCTGGAGGGCCTTTCAGGCCAGGATAATGAAGTGGCTGCTGCAAGGTCACTGTGCAAAACAGTTTCAagagggggcaggcagggaggaggaggcagggagatggGTTAGGAAATTAAATGTTTAGACCAAGGTTAGATTGCATAGCTCAGGCTTTAAGCCACAGCTGTCTAGCTGCCAGCCCTGTCTAGCTGGGTGTTCCCCTTGTgctgttctctttttttgtttgtttgtttttgatggctgcatctggggcatatggaagttcccaggctaggggtccagttggagctacagctgcgtatgccacagctatagcagtgcgggatctgagccgtttctgtgacctatgccatagctcacagtaactatgccggatccttaacccactcagcgaggccaggcatcgaacccctgtgctcatggatactagtcagatttgtttccgctgtgccgcaacgggaactcctacccttgTGCTGTTCATATTGCCACTTGTGGAGTAGCATCTTTGACTTTTGCCAAAACAGCGAGTGTCTTCCTTTCTTGTCCTGCTTCCTTTCTAGGGCCCTGTGGGTGCATTATCCTCAGGACGTGACGACCTTCAGTATAGATGATGAGTTCCTGCTTGGTGAGGACCAGGGAGGACAGTTGGTGGTGGGCCGGGAAAGGGCTGGGAAGAAGCTGGCACTGTGGGAGATGTGTCTGTGGatgcccagggagggaggagtgaGTGAGGCCTGTGGTACAAGGCAGCATGTGCTTCGGGGCTCCCTCTCTGGGAACTGATCTCCCCAGTTCAGAGTTGATTCTGCTGTGTTTCAGGGGATGCACTGCTGGTTCACCCTGTAACAGACTCTGAGGCACATGGCGTGCAGGTCTATCTGCCTGGCCAAGGGGAGGTGAGTTAAGGAAAGACgtggtgggggagttcccactgtggtgcaacggattaagggtctggtgtctCTGGCTCGGGTTGCCactgaggcacgggtttgatatctagcctggcacagtgggtaaaggatccaatgttgctgtggtgtaggttgcagctgtgggtcggatttgatccctggtctcagaacttctctatgccttgggtgtggccactTAAAAAGGTGGAGGTTAGTGAGGGTAAAGAGAATGGGGGCCCTGTGTGTGGTGAGTGACCGGGTGTATTTCCTGCCACCCACAGGTGTGGTACGATGTTCACAGCTACCAGAAGTATCATGGTCCGCAGACCCTGTACCTGCCTGTAACTCTAAGCAGCGTAAGTATGCCTGGGCCCGCTGCCAGCTCCGTCTGCCTGCAGGTTTCCAGAAGGGGAGAGCGTGTATGCTTTGCAGTCCACTTCCTAAGCGGGGCACAGATATGCAGGAGCAAAAGGTGCTGCAGGGCCCAGGATTGAACAGCAGGGCTGCTTCATCCCCGCACTGCTCTTGCCCTAGATCCCTGTGTTCCAGCGCGGAGGGACCATTGTGCCCCGATGGATGCGAGTGCGGCGTTCCTCAGACTGCATGAAGGACGACCCCATCACTCTCTTCGTTGCACTCAGTCCCCAGGTGAGCGCACAGGCAGGGAGCCTCTGCGACTGTCTGCCTACCTCCCTAGGATTCAGTCCCATGGGGCTGTGCCCCTCACTGCTCCTTGGGCTCAGGGTCTCATCTACCCCATTTCCTGCCCAGGGTACAGCCCAGGGAGAGCTCTTTCTCGACGATGGGCACACATTCAACTATCAGACTGGCCATGAGTTCCTGCTGCGTCGATTCTCATTCTCTGGCAACACCCTTGTCTCCAGGTATGGCAGTCCCCTTTCTTCCTTGGCAGCCTCTGAAGAAGGCTGGCCTCAGGGAGACTTAGAGCCATTGTGTTCTTTTCTTGTATTGTGACCTTGttgttccctcttttctttctgctctgacaTCTTTTTTCCCTAATGGGTATCCATTTTTGTTCTCTCCAGCTCAGCAGACTCCAAAGGCCACTTTGAGACACCTGTCTGGATTGAGCGGGTGGTGATAATAGGGGCTGGAAAGCCAGCAACTGTGGTACTCCAGACAAAAGGTGAGTGAGGGATCTGGCCCCGCAGGGCAGCGGGGAAAGCAGGGGCAGGGTTGTGGCCTATAGATGAGGGAAAGTAGTTGCTACAACTATGAcgttctttcttcttcctccaccaGGATCTCCTGAAAGCCGCCTGTCCTTCCAGCATGACCCTGAGACCTCTGTGTTGATCCTGCGCAAGCCTGGCGTCAATGTGGCATCCGACTGGAGCATTCACCTGCGATAACCCATGGGATGTTGGGATGGGGTGCGGTGGTGATTGAGAGTTACACTTCCTTCTGCCTTGGAGTTTGACCTTCCCCAGGCTTCGCCTTTCTTATGCCGACGTCTGGGCAGGGTGAGAGGGCTGTCCCTGGGCTTGAATTCCTTTTGTGACCTGATCTCTCCCACCCCATTGACACCAGATCTCCCTTCATCTCCCAGTACTCTGTTGCTCGAACTGGAGCACAATCACCTGTGAAGACCTGGGGACCATAGGGCCCttgctttccctcctcttttctttcttttgggggcccTGAATCTCCTCCAGACCCTCTCCATTCATGTCTCTTGTGTGTTGATGCCATTTCTTGGAAGAAGATAAGGGCAGTGAGCTTTAGGGCTgcatttctccttccccttccctccccaccgaACTGCTCtccctccttttatttcttcctctgttaGCCCTCTTCTCTGTCAGCCCTTCCCTTTTAATGCCCCATCGATACACTGGGACCACCCCTTACCTGATGAGGGATGAATGGATCACAGGAGTGAGGTTGCTGGAAAACATCCTCTTCCCTGGCTCCCAACTTTTCCTCTCCCTGCTTCTTTCTAGAGCTGCTGCAGTTCTGACAGGGGCAGTTCTACCTCCCCTGTCCTTTGGGGGAAAGAAGTTTCCACTCCCTGAGAGGGGATAAACAAAACTTCTCTTGCCTCCTAAAATTTTGTCCCGTTGAGGGGCATTCAAGATGGAGAAATCAGTTGTGGTTTCATCGAATCACGGTCATCTGTATTTATTGCTGGGAGAaggctgagggtgggggagagatgaTCATGTGCGCCCAGGGGTGGCCCAAAGCCctgggtagggggtggggtgggcaaggACTAACTGGGGGCGAGGGGGAATatttgtgggaattttttttacttcctcttgGCCTCCAGCTGTGACAGGTTTTGATAAAAGGAGAAACAATAAAGAGATAAACCATAAATAACTTGTCTGGATTCTAGTTCTGGCCTGAACCACAGACCCTTAAAAGCTCTAGGGCCTGACATTTTCATTTAGCTTCAGCAGAAGCCTTATTGAGTCAGTAAAATGAGTGAGTACAAGCCTTCTTCAGCTTGCTTGATGCCAGTATTTTCATAGAGGAGCCCACAAAGTCAACAGATTTTACACCTAGTCAATAGTGCAGACCAAAGTTGATGGGATCCCTCTTGAATAGAAATAGCTATATGTCAGATGTTCTCACACCAATGCCTGCTGCTCtttgcagcattttaaaaattgtcctaATATtttggagatcctgttgtggcgcagtggttaacgaatctgactaggaactatgaggttgcaggtttgatccctggccttgctcagtgggttaaggattccggttgccatgagctgtggtgtaggtcgcagatgtggtttggattctgtgttgctgtggctctggtgtaggctggtggctacagctccgatttgacctctatcctgggaacctccatatgccatgggagcagccctagaaaaggcaagaagaccaaaaaaaaaaaaaaagtcctaatatTTTAGTGACAGGAAATAAATTTCCTCCATTCTGTAGACTGCAAATcttagagattattatacaagaaactaatttttttggttttgggggaaaATGCTCAGGATGGCTTATTCATATGAGGACTTAGGGGATGTATTCATAGAATTCTTTAGCTTGTAATACTTCCAGTTAATTCCAGGGAGCTAGCTCTTTGccttgccaccccccccccacccctattgtcatgtttaaaaataatcgGTCAGAGGAAGTAGTACAGATCCTGGAGTCAGGTATCTAGAAGGGACGTAGAAAATTGCACAGTGGGAATTAAATAATTTGGGGCAACCGAagttatctataaaatggggactaTACCAAAAGGATTATAGTGAAGATTGAGACCAGAGCTCAGGCTTGGTACATGACAGGCCCTAGATGTCACTCATTCGTGTAGCAAGTACTTAATTGAGCTACTGTTGCTGCGGCCAGtgactgatggatgaatgaatgaatatgggGAGAAAATCTGCGCACAAGGTCTGGAGATGAAGGGAAGGGTCTCAAAGCCACTCCCATGCACCCTACTTGGCTCCTAACTGCCGGCCACGGGCGCCTGACACGCCGGATATGACGTCACCACTCCCGTGGTTCCAGAACTAGGCGGTGGGACCGGAAATTGACCCGGAGGGGTGTACAGACTGACCGGAAGTGGGCCCCGACGGGCGCCGTCAGTCCCTGCTCCCGGGAGCCCGTCGAGAGGAGCGTGAGGAGGGCGGGACACGGGGCGGGGCCGCTTCAGGGGCGGGGCTTGAAGGCtggagggcggggggcgggggcctcTCGTCCCCGCCGCACCCGCCTGCCCCGGCGCCGGCGGCGGCGCGGCCATGAAGCTAAAGCTGAAGAACGTGTTCCTTGCCTACTTCCTGGTGTCGATCGCCGGCCTCCTCTACGCGCTGGTGCAGCTCGGTgagccgggcggggcgggggtgcggCGGGACAGCCAGGGCGCCCGCCGCCGCGCATCCCGTCCCTGGGGCTGATCCCCGCGCAGACCCCATTCACCCGTGTCGGCCCACCGGCAGCCCTCTCTAGAACTCACCGCTGCTGCTCGCTGTATCTCGGGCGACAGCAGACTCCTTCCCAGAGCCTGCAAAGCCCCGCATGATCCTGCCGCGGTCTGCCTCTCCAACTCCATTTCCTTCCCCTCTCGCTCGCTCTGCTCCGGCCACACTGGCTTCATGAGTACCTCCAAAACCCCACACTCATTGCTCTCAAGCGCCTAACCGGTCCCCTCTGTCCGTAGTGCTTTTCTCCCA comes from the Phacochoerus africanus isolate WHEZ1 chromosome 4, ROS_Pafr_v1, whole genome shotgun sequence genome and includes:
- the GANAB gene encoding neutral alpha-glucosidase AB isoform X1, with translation MAAVAAVAARRRRSWTGLVLACLGVCLGLTLAVDRSNFKTCEESSFCKRQRSIRPGQSPYRALLDSLQLGPDTLTIHLINEVTKVLLVLELQGLQKNMTRIRIDELEPRRPRYRVPDVLVAEPPTARLSISGQDDNSMEVTVAEGPYKIILTAWPFRLDLLEDRSLLLSVNARGLLNFEHQRAPRVSFSDKVSLTLGSIWDKIKNLFSRQGSKDPAEGDGAQPEEAPGDGDKPEEIQGKAEKDEPGAWEETFKTHSDSKPYGPTSVGLDFSLPGMEHVYGIPEHADSLRLKVTEGGDPYRLYNLDVFQYELYNPMALYGSVPVLLAHSPHRDLGIFWLNAAETWVDISSNTAGKTLFGKMLDYLQGSGETPQTDVRWMSESGIIDVFLLLGPSVFDVFRQYASLTGTQALPPLFSLGYHQSRWNYRDEADVLEVNQGFDDHNLPCDFIWLDIEHADGKRYFTWDPSRFPQPRTMLEHLASKRRKLVAIVDPHIKVDSSYRVHEELQNLGLYVKTRDGSDYEGWCWPGAASYPDFTNPKMRAWWANMFRFENYEGSSSNLYVWNDMNEPSVFNGPEVTMLKDAQHYGGWEHRDVHNIYGFYVHMATADGLVLRSGGVERPFVLSRAFFAGSQRFGAVWTGDNTAEWDHLKISIPMCLSLGLVGLSFCGADVGGFFKNPEPELLVRWYQMGAYQPFFRAHAHLDTGRREPWLLPTQYQDMIRDALGQRYSLLPFWYTLFYQAHREGVPVMRALWVHYPQDVTTFSIDDEFLLGDALLVHPVTDSEAHGVQVYLPGQGEVWYDVHSYQKYHGPQTLYLPVTLSSIPVFQRGGTIVPRWMRVRRSSDCMKDDPITLFVALSPQGTAQGELFLDDGHTFNYQTGHEFLLRRFSFSGNTLVSSSADSKGHFETPVWIERVVIIGAGKPATVVLQTKGSPESRLSFQHDPETSVLILRKPGVNVASDWSIHLR
- the GANAB gene encoding neutral alpha-glucosidase AB isoform X2 → MAAVAAVAARRRRSWTGLVLACLGVCLGLTLAVDRSNFKTCEESSFCKRQRSIRPGQSPYRALLDSLQLGPDTLTIHLINEVTKVLLVLELQGLQKNMTRIRIDELEPRRPRYRVPDVLVAEPPTARLSISGQDDNSMEVTVAEGPYKIILTAWPFRLDLLEDRSLLLSVNARGLLNFEHQRAPRVSQGSKDPAEGDGAQPEEAPGDGDKPEEIQGKAEKDEPGAWEETFKTHSDSKPYGPTSVGLDFSLPGMEHVYGIPEHADSLRLKVTEGGDPYRLYNLDVFQYELYNPMALYGSVPVLLAHSPHRDLGIFWLNAAETWVDISSNTAGKTLFGKMLDYLQGSGETPQTDVRWMSESGIIDVFLLLGPSVFDVFRQYASLTGTQALPPLFSLGYHQSRWNYRDEADVLEVNQGFDDHNLPCDFIWLDIEHADGKRYFTWDPSRFPQPRTMLEHLASKRRKLVAIVDPHIKVDSSYRVHEELQNLGLYVKTRDGSDYEGWCWPGAASYPDFTNPKMRAWWANMFRFENYEGSSSNLYVWNDMNEPSVFNGPEVTMLKDAQHYGGWEHRDVHNIYGFYVHMATADGLVLRSGGVERPFVLSRAFFAGSQRFGAVWTGDNTAEWDHLKISIPMCLSLGLVGLSFCGADVGGFFKNPEPELLVRWYQMGAYQPFFRAHAHLDTGRREPWLLPTQYQDMIRDALGQRYSLLPFWYTLFYQAHREGVPVMRALWVHYPQDVTTFSIDDEFLLGDALLVHPVTDSEAHGVQVYLPGQGEVWYDVHSYQKYHGPQTLYLPVTLSSIPVFQRGGTIVPRWMRVRRSSDCMKDDPITLFVALSPQGTAQGELFLDDGHTFNYQTGHEFLLRRFSFSGNTLVSSSADSKGHFETPVWIERVVIIGAGKPATVVLQTKGSPESRLSFQHDPETSVLILRKPGVNVASDWSIHLR
- the GANAB gene encoding neutral alpha-glucosidase AB isoform X3 is translated as MTRIRIDELEPRRPRYRVPDVLVAEPPTARLSISGQDDNSMEVTVAEGPYKIILTAWPFRLDLLEDRSLLLSVNARGLLNFEHQRAPRVSQGSKDPAEGDGAQPEEAPGDGDKPEEIQGKAEKDEPGAWEETFKTHSDSKPYGPTSVGLDFSLPGMEHVYGIPEHADSLRLKVTEGGDPYRLYNLDVFQYELYNPMALYGSVPVLLAHSPHRDLGIFWLNAAETWVDISSNTAGKTLFGKMLDYLQGSGETPQTDVRWMSESGIIDVFLLLGPSVFDVFRQYASLTGTQALPPLFSLGYHQSRWNYRDEADVLEVNQGFDDHNLPCDFIWLDIEHADGKRYFTWDPSRFPQPRTMLEHLASKRRKLVAIVDPHIKVDSSYRVHEELQNLGLYVKTRDGSDYEGWCWPGAASYPDFTNPKMRAWWANMFRFENYEGSSSNLYVWNDMNEPSVFNGPEVTMLKDAQHYGGWEHRDVHNIYGFYVHMATADGLVLRSGGVERPFVLSRAFFAGSQRFGAVWTGDNTAEWDHLKISIPMCLSLGLVGLSFCGADVGGFFKNPEPELLVRWYQMGAYQPFFRAHAHLDTGRREPWLLPTQYQDMIRDALGQRYSLLPFWYTLFYQAHREGVPVMRALWVHYPQDVTTFSIDDEFLLGDALLVHPVTDSEAHGVQVYLPGQGEVWYDVHSYQKYHGPQTLYLPVTLSSIPVFQRGGTIVPRWMRVRRSSDCMKDDPITLFVALSPQGTAQGELFLDDGHTFNYQTGHEFLLRRFSFSGNTLVSSSADSKGHFETPVWIERVVIIGAGKPATVVLQTKGSPESRLSFQHDPETSVLILRKPGVNVASDWSIHLR